The genomic region ATCAGGCACTCGAGTTTTGTACTGTGAATCAACTTCAGGAAAGATTTGATTTTCGTGCCAGTAGCCTCGAAACCTTGAGACAAATGGTGGCGGCAGGCTTGGGGCTTACTTTGCTTCCTCAATGTGCCAAAAATGAGAGCGATAAAATTCGATATATAGATTTTGAAGACCCCGCACCCCAAAGGTCTATTGCACTTTTCTGGCGTAAATCTTCAGCCAAAGCGGAGATTTTTCGTGAAATTGCCGATGACTTAAAGCGTGTATTAACACATGCCTGAATTATTAACTCAATAAATTTGGATTCATAAGAAGTTCTATTTATATTTTGATATGGCGTAAAAAATATAAAGCAGTAGTCAAGTCCTTTATATCTGCGGTTATAACTTTTATATAAACGTGTTCACGGACATAAAAAAAGGATGTATTCTTATGAATAAAAAATTTACTTTAATAGAGCTCTTAGTGGTGGTTGCGATTCTTGGTATATTGGCCTCACTACTTTTACCTACACTGGGACAAGCCCGCAAATCAGCGAAAGCGACAAGCTGTCAAAGTTCTATCAAGCAGGTCGGCAGTGCCATTGCAATGTTTCAAGGTGATAATGATGGGGTCATGGTCTATAATTATTCCGCAGCTGCTGTATACCAATCTAATTGGGCTAAAGGAGTCGATAGTTATCTTGGTGGCGACGCAAGCCCAGATACGGCAAATGGCGGCGCTTTTTGGAATACTGCATCCCCCACTCTATATGACTGTCCTTCCACTGCGATAGATGCAGAAAAAAATTGTTTCGCGATTGATTATGGAATTGTATCGACAGGATCAAATAAGTCATTTCTCGGGTATAAAGTTAGCGAAGTGAATAATAGTTCATCGGCTATTCTACTTGCAGACACTTGGAAGGAAGAGGCAACGGCATTAATTGGTAGATCCGGTATGAGAGGGGACAATGAGGCAAAATATAATACGGTAACAGGATTAACTCATGATGGCGGCTTTAAGCACAACAAAACTCGGACAAACTATGCTTTTGTTGATGGTCATTCAGAAATGATAAGATGGCTTCCTCGAT from Lentisphaera profundi harbors:
- a CDS encoding type II secretion system protein gives rise to the protein MNKKFTLIELLVVVAILGILASLLLPTLGQARKSAKATSCQSSIKQVGSAIAMFQGDNDGVMVYNYSAAAVYQSNWAKGVDSYLGGDASPDTANGGAFWNTASPTLYDCPSTAIDAEKNCFAIDYGIVSTGSNKSFLGYKVSEVNNSSSAILLADTWKEEATALIGRSGMRGDNEAKYNTVTGLTHDGGFKHNKTRTNYAFVDGHSEMIRWLPRSIFMDRYTQDIDRLGALSTDLRTHPDYRP